Within the Pseudomonas oryzae genome, the region GCGACGCCGGCATCGCCGCCATCGCCTCCAGCCAGGCGGCGGCCATCCAGGCACAGCGCAGCTTCTCGCGGCAGAACGAACAGGAGGCCGACCGCATCGGCATCCTCAACCTGCAGCAGGCAGGCTACGACCCGCAGGCCATGCCCAGCATGTTCGAACGACTGATGCGCCAGTACCGCTACAGCCGCGTGCCGCCGGAGTTCCTGCTGACCCACCCGCTGAGCGAGTCGCGGGTGGCCGACACCCGCAACCGCGCCGCGCAGTTCAGCGGCGGCAACACCGACAGCCTGCGCTATCAGCTGATGCGCGCACGCGTGCAACTGACCTACGAGAGCTCCCCCGGCCTGGCCGCCAAGCGCTTCCGCGCCCTGCTCGACGAGAACCCGCGCCTGGATGCCGCGCGCTACGGCCTGGCGCTGGCGTACATCAAGAGCGGCCAGTTGCCGAACGCCGCTACCACCCTGCAACCGCTGCTGGCCCAGGCACCCAACGACGTCACCTACAACCTCGCGCAGATCGAACTGGACATCGCCGGCAACCAGCTGGACGCCGCCGACCAGCGCCTGCAACGCCTGCTCGGTCTCTACCCCGGCAACTACCCGGCCCGCCAGCTGCGCAGCGAGCTGCTGATCAAGCAGGGCCGACCGGCGGAAGCGGAGAAGCTGCTCGACGCCCTGCTCAAGGAGCGTCCGCGCGATGCCGAGCTGTGGCGCCAGCAGGCGGAAACCCGCGGCCTGTCCGGCAACATCATCGGCGTGCACCAAGCGCGCGCCGAGTACTTCGCCCTGACCGGCGACTACAAGCAGGCCCTGGAGCAGCTCGACTTCGCCCGCCGCCGCGCCAGCAGCAACTTCCAGCTGGCCGCACGCATCGACGCCCGCTACGGCGAACTGAAGGAAGAGCAGCGCATGGTCGAAAGCCTGCTCAGATGACCCCGAAATGCACAAGGCCCGGCGATGACCGGGCCTTGTGCTCTCTCTGGCGGCCGCCTCAGGCGTTGCCACCCTGCCGCAGGCGCG harbors:
- a CDS encoding M48 family metalloprotease, giving the protein MKILRPTLLTLACLLAAPAFADDLPELGDASSSIVSPDQEYQLGRAWLNVLRGQVKSLPDPQLEDFIESSVYRLAETSQLQDRRLVFVLLDSPQLNAFAAPGGVIGVNAGLFLHAQTEAEYASVLAHELAHLSQRHFARGLEEQKRMQVPLMAAMLAGVVAAAAGAGDAGIAAIASSQAAAIQAQRSFSRQNEQEADRIGILNLQQAGYDPQAMPSMFERLMRQYRYSRVPPEFLLTHPLSESRVADTRNRAAQFSGGNTDSLRYQLMRARVQLTYESSPGLAAKRFRALLDENPRLDAARYGLALAYIKSGQLPNAATTLQPLLAQAPNDVTYNLAQIELDIAGNQLDAADQRLQRLLGLYPGNYPARQLRSELLIKQGRPAEAEKLLDALLKERPRDAELWRQQAETRGLSGNIIGVHQARAEYFALTGDYKQALEQLDFARRRASSNFQLAARIDARYGELKEEQRMVESLLR